Proteins co-encoded in one Streptomyces roseochromogenus subsp. oscitans DS 12.976 genomic window:
- a CDS encoding cation-translocating P-type ATPase: RAVRGELQDPLTPVLAVGSAASAILGSVVDALLVVGALDLNALVGGVQRLRAEQALSGLVEEQQRKACLVPPKEEAPAGGTRTVDAGKLHPGDVIQLKADEVVPADARLLWQDGLEVDESALTGESLPVEKQTDPTPHAPVADRRCMVFEGTTVAAGQARAVVVDTGERTEAARAVHLAARTPPAGGVQARLRELTREALPLTLVGGAAVTSLALLRGTAIREAVSGGVAVAVAAVPEGLPLVATVAQLAAARRLSRGGVLVRTPRTLEALGRMDTICFDKTGTLTENRLRLVRTSDADGTVRGVDDAGSAGTVRAAARACPQPDGGAEQPVHATDEAVLAAAGPDPDWTRVADLPFEAARGYAAAVGRSGDGPLVLVVKGAPETVLPACSGLPAHASEAAQALAGDGLRVLAVAERRLGADEQGDQGQAADVLEQPLRELEFTGLLALSDVPRETSTALVEGLHKAGVRPVMLTGDHPRTARAVAAELGWPEDTVVVTGDELAAADRAARARMLRDAGVVARVAPEQKLQVVEALRDAGRVVGMVGDGANDAAAIRAADIGVGISARGSAAARNAADVVLTDEEDLTVLIDAVGEGRALWHSVADAIAILIGGNGGEVGFGILGTLLSGRAPLSTRQMLMVNLFTDLFPSMAVAVTEKADEPGTARARIGSPEDDEPGTVRRRSGSPEDASAVLGAPLLRQIRHRALTTCLGAVTAWLIGRFTPGTARRSSTMALCAVVGAQLVQTLLDRRESRLVQVTCLGSAVALVAVVQTPGVSHAVGCTPLGPVAWAGVLAAVALAPAGQRVLPRLEETVGRLLPG, from the coding sequence CCGGGCCGTACGCGGCGAACTCCAGGACCCGCTCACCCCGGTACTCGCGGTCGGCTCGGCGGCGTCGGCGATCCTCGGCTCCGTCGTGGACGCGCTGCTCGTCGTCGGTGCCCTCGACCTGAACGCCCTGGTCGGCGGCGTCCAGCGGCTGCGCGCCGAACAGGCGCTGTCCGGACTGGTCGAGGAGCAGCAGCGGAAGGCGTGCCTGGTGCCACCGAAGGAGGAGGCACCGGCCGGCGGTACGCGTACCGTGGACGCGGGCAAGCTGCATCCGGGTGACGTGATCCAGCTGAAGGCGGACGAGGTGGTGCCCGCCGACGCCCGGCTGCTGTGGCAGGACGGTCTGGAGGTCGACGAGTCGGCGCTGACCGGCGAGTCGCTGCCGGTGGAGAAGCAGACGGACCCGACCCCGCACGCCCCGGTCGCCGACCGGCGCTGCATGGTCTTCGAGGGTACGACCGTGGCGGCGGGCCAGGCCCGGGCCGTGGTGGTCGACACCGGTGAGCGCACGGAGGCCGCCCGCGCTGTCCATCTCGCCGCCCGTACGCCCCCGGCCGGTGGTGTACAGGCCCGGTTGCGGGAACTCACCCGCGAGGCACTGCCGTTGACCCTGGTGGGCGGCGCCGCGGTGACCAGCCTCGCGCTGCTGCGCGGCACCGCGATCCGGGAGGCGGTCAGCGGGGGTGTGGCGGTGGCCGTGGCGGCCGTACCGGAGGGGCTCCCGCTGGTGGCCACGGTCGCGCAGCTGGCGGCCGCCCGGCGGCTGAGCCGCGGCGGTGTCCTCGTCCGCACCCCGCGCACCCTGGAGGCGCTGGGCCGCATGGACACCATCTGCTTCGACAAGACCGGCACCCTCACCGAGAACCGGCTGCGGCTGGTGCGCACCTCCGACGCGGACGGCACGGTCCGCGGGGTGGACGACGCGGGGTCCGCCGGCACCGTACGGGCCGCCGCCCGCGCCTGCCCGCAGCCTGACGGCGGTGCGGAGCAGCCGGTGCACGCCACCGACGAGGCCGTGCTGGCCGCGGCCGGACCCGACCCGGACTGGACGCGGGTGGCCGACCTGCCGTTCGAGGCGGCGCGCGGCTATGCCGCCGCTGTCGGCCGGAGCGGGGACGGCCCGCTCGTGCTCGTGGTCAAGGGCGCCCCGGAGACCGTGCTGCCCGCCTGCTCCGGACTTCCCGCGCACGCCTCCGAGGCGGCGCAGGCCTTGGCCGGGGACGGCCTCAGGGTGCTGGCGGTGGCCGAACGGCGGCTCGGCGCGGACGAGCAGGGGGACCAGGGGCAGGCCGCCGACGTCCTCGAACAGCCGCTGCGGGAGCTGGAGTTCACCGGTCTGCTCGCCCTGTCCGACGTACCGCGCGAGACCTCCACGGCGCTGGTGGAGGGGCTGCACAAGGCGGGCGTACGACCGGTCATGCTCACCGGCGACCACCCGCGGACCGCACGAGCCGTCGCCGCCGAGCTGGGCTGGCCCGAGGACACCGTCGTGGTCACCGGGGACGAGCTGGCGGCGGCGGACCGGGCTGCCCGGGCCCGGATGCTGCGCGACGCGGGCGTGGTGGCGCGGGTGGCGCCCGAGCAGAAGCTGCAGGTCGTGGAGGCGCTGCGGGACGCGGGCCGGGTCGTCGGCATGGTGGGCGACGGCGCCAACGACGCCGCGGCCATCCGCGCCGCCGACATCGGGGTCGGCATCAGCGCGCGCGGTTCGGCCGCCGCGCGCAATGCCGCCGACGTCGTTCTCACCGACGAGGAGGACCTGACGGTCCTGATCGACGCGGTCGGTGAGGGCCGGGCGCTGTGGCACAGTGTGGCCGACGCCATCGCCATCCTGATCGGCGGCAACGGGGGCGAGGTCGGCTTCGGCATTCTTGGCACGCTGCTGTCCGGGCGAGCGCCGCTGTCCACCCGGCAGATGCTCATGGTGAACCTCTTCACCGACCTGTTCCCGTCGATGGCGGTGGCGGTGACCGAGAAGGCCGACGAGCCCGGCACGGCCCGTGCCCGCATCGGTTCGCCCGAGGACGACGAGCCCGGCACCGTACGCCGCCGCAGCGGATCCCCCGAGGACGCCTCGGCCGTCCTCGGGGCGCCCCTGCTCCGGCAGATCCGGCACCGGGCGCTCACCACCTGCCTGGGCGCGGTGACGGCATGGCTCATCGGCCGCTTCACCCCCGGCACCGCGCGCCGCTCCAGCACGATGGCGCTGTGCGCGGTGGTCGGCGCCCAACTCGTGCAGACGCTGCTGGACCGGCGCGAGAGCCGTCTGGTGCAGGTGACCTGTCTGGGTTCCGCCGTGGCGCTGGTCGCGGTCGTGCAGACCCCAGGCGTCAGCCACGCCGTCGGGTGCACCCCGCTCGGTCCGGTGGCCTGGGCCGGGGTCCTGGCGGCGGTCGCCCTGGCGCCGGCGGGGCAGCGGGTGCTGCCCCGCCTGGAGGAGACGGTCGGCCGGCTGCTGCCGGGCTGA
- a CDS encoding WD40/YVTN/BNR-like repeat-containing protein yields MTEVLLAVGTRKGLFIGRRRARGAWEFDDSPYFNAQAVYSVAIDTRQDRPRLLAGGDSAHWGPSVFHSDDLGRTWTEPPRPAVKFPQDTGASLERVWQLHPAAAEPDVVYAGTEPAALYRSEDRGESFELVRPLWEHPTRSRWVPGGGGEGLHTVLTDARDPKTVTVAVSTAGVFRSTDGGASWAPSNSGVSAVFLPDPNPEFGQCVHKIAKDAGDPDRLYLQNHWGVYRSDDAGAHWTDIGADLPSTFGFAVAAHPHRADTAYVFPINADADRVPAGHRCRVFRTTDAGRTWEPLSKGLPEEDHYGTVLRDALCTDDADPAGVYFGNRNGEVFASADDGDSWQQLAGHLPDVLCVRAAVIG; encoded by the coding sequence ATGACCGAGGTACTGCTGGCGGTGGGCACCCGCAAAGGACTGTTCATCGGGCGGCGAAGGGCCCGCGGGGCCTGGGAGTTCGACGACAGCCCGTATTTCAACGCACAGGCGGTCTACTCGGTCGCGATCGACACCCGCCAGGACCGCCCACGGCTGCTGGCGGGCGGCGACAGCGCGCACTGGGGCCCGTCGGTCTTCCACTCCGACGACCTCGGCCGCACCTGGACCGAACCGCCGCGTCCGGCCGTCAAGTTCCCCCAGGACACCGGCGCTTCCCTGGAGCGCGTCTGGCAGCTGCACCCGGCCGCCGCCGAGCCCGACGTGGTCTACGCGGGCACGGAACCGGCGGCGCTGTACCGCTCGGAGGACCGCGGCGAGAGCTTCGAGCTGGTCAGGCCGCTGTGGGAGCATCCGACCCGCTCGCGGTGGGTGCCGGGCGGCGGCGGTGAAGGCCTGCACACCGTGCTCACCGACGCCCGCGACCCCAAGACGGTGACCGTGGCCGTCTCCACGGCCGGGGTGTTCCGCTCCACCGACGGCGGCGCGAGCTGGGCGCCGTCCAACTCCGGTGTGTCGGCGGTGTTCCTGCCGGATCCGAACCCGGAGTTCGGCCAGTGCGTGCACAAGATCGCCAAGGACGCGGGCGACCCGGACCGGCTGTATCTGCAGAACCACTGGGGGGTGTACAGGAGCGACGACGCGGGCGCGCACTGGACCGACATCGGCGCCGATCTGCCGTCCACGTTCGGCTTCGCGGTGGCCGCCCATCCGCACCGGGCGGACACGGCATACGTCTTCCCGATCAACGCCGACGCGGACCGGGTGCCCGCCGGGCACCGGTGCCGGGTCTTCCGCACCACGGACGCGGGCCGGACCTGGGAGCCGCTGTCCAAGGGCCTGCCGGAGGAGGATCACTACGGCACGGTCCTGCGCGACGCCCTGTGCACCGACGACGCCGACCCGGCGGGCGTGTACTTCGGCAACCGCAACGGCGAGGTGTTCGCGTCCGCCGACGACGGCGACAGCTGGCAGCAGCTGGCCGGGCATCTCCCGGACGTGCTGTGCGTGCGAGCGGCGGTGATCGGCTGA
- a CDS encoding PaaX family transcriptional regulator C-terminal domain-containing protein, producing the protein MRMNVSPEPEEAGLRPLSARSVVLSLLLGAHPAELPVKDLVRLVEPFGVGGSTLRAALSRMVTAGDLRRTDAVYRLSDRLLARQRRQDEALRPGTRAWGGDWEMVVITATGRGPAERAALRARLTALRLAELREGVWLRPANLDRALPDTLSSVALTCSARPDEPPHDLVARLWPLDTWAATARTLLARTAAARTPADRLTAYAAAVRQLLTDPVLPPELLPADWPGEALRTAYAGYQRELAASVGRRERAA; encoded by the coding sequence ATGCGCATGAACGTCTCGCCTGAGCCGGAGGAGGCAGGCTTGCGGCCGCTGTCCGCGCGGTCGGTCGTGCTGAGCCTGCTCCTCGGCGCGCACCCGGCGGAGCTGCCGGTCAAGGACCTGGTCCGGCTGGTGGAGCCCTTCGGGGTCGGCGGGTCCACGCTGCGAGCCGCGCTGAGCCGGATGGTGACCGCCGGCGACCTGCGCCGCACCGACGCCGTCTACCGGCTCAGCGACCGGCTGCTGGCCCGCCAGCGGCGTCAGGACGAGGCGCTGCGCCCCGGCACTCGCGCGTGGGGCGGCGACTGGGAGATGGTGGTGATCACGGCGACCGGCCGCGGCCCCGCCGAACGCGCCGCACTGCGCGCCCGGTTGACCGCCCTGCGCCTGGCCGAACTCCGCGAGGGCGTGTGGCTGCGCCCGGCCAACCTCGACCGCGCCCTGCCGGACACGCTCAGCTCCGTCGCCCTGACCTGCTCCGCGCGCCCCGACGAGCCCCCGCACGACCTGGTGGCCCGGCTCTGGCCGCTGGACACCTGGGCGGCCACCGCGCGCACCCTGCTCGCCCGCACGGCGGCCGCCCGCACCCCGGCGGACCGCCTCACCGCCTACGCCGCGGCCGTACGGCAGCTGCTCACCGACCCGGTCCTGCCGCCCGAACTCCTCCCCGCCGACTGGCCGGGAGAGGCGCTGCGCACGGCGTACGCCGGCTACCAGCGGGAGTTGGCCGCGTCAGTGGGGCGTAGGGAACGTGCCGCATGA
- a CDS encoding Rv1733c family protein, protein MKAIRGPKVWLWRWRRSPLRRRADVVEAWVVLGTWLLTVLAGVSAGLLAARSVEHGLAEERADWRPVVARVVGRAPGGSPLHGHTSAGDRVWAKVRWTVADGSAHTGQVRVRPGSKAGTPVTVWSDPQGHLVNRPTSAAEAAFRGALIGCLVGVSAAAVPFVGGLALRGRLERRRMDAWDTEWARLGPQWGGWSDHGRRSG, encoded by the coding sequence TTGAAGGCGATCCGTGGTCCGAAGGTGTGGCTGTGGCGCTGGCGGCGCAGCCCGCTCAGACGCCGGGCCGACGTGGTGGAGGCCTGGGTGGTCCTCGGCACCTGGCTGCTGACCGTCCTGGCAGGGGTCTCGGCCGGACTCCTGGCGGCCCGGTCGGTGGAGCACGGACTCGCCGAGGAGCGCGCGGACTGGCGTCCCGTCGTGGCCCGAGTCGTGGGACGGGCGCCGGGAGGCTCCCCCCTGCACGGCCACACCTCCGCCGGGGATCGGGTCTGGGCCAAGGTGCGCTGGACCGTGGCCGACGGATCCGCCCACACCGGGCAGGTCCGGGTGCGGCCCGGCAGCAAGGCGGGCACACCGGTCACCGTCTGGAGCGACCCGCAGGGCCATCTCGTCAACCGGCCCACCTCCGCCGCCGAGGCCGCCTTCCGCGGCGCGCTGATCGGCTGCCTGGTGGGCGTGAGTGCGGCGGCCGTCCCCTTCGTCGGCGGTCTCGCCCTGCGCGGCCGGCTGGAACGCCGCCGCATGGACGCCTGGGACACGGAATGGGCACGGCTCGGACCCCAGTGGGGCGGCTGGTCCGACCATGGCCGCCGCTCCGGCTGA
- a CDS encoding HEAT repeat domain-containing protein, with translation MFTGIDEVDWASLRHAHGSAEDVPGWLRALACAETAERATALDGMYGALHHQGCVYDSTLASVPFLLSLVAREELPDRGDIVELLVGIGVESADGDPRAREAVCAGAEVFVRLAGDPDPAVRRAACGALVHFLATPARILDLLRQRLRTERDDRVLLALTEALGLYVRRYPAYADGAVDLLAEHSAPPYAPGLRLAALGQLALVAPARLPADPVPTAVRLLRERSVLRARVPEPSANDTLVGRIRRLRPSDEEGARLLRTLHTALGDRVAERTALLRGQLTSPDPVDRCNAVWMAAALLRGWRGDHGATAGLLGAQLTAEQDRLRDAAAAVLAELFTAAAPAADALHALVRARPDLWTHRLERDSPTLGGPLKALARSGDPRAVPPLAQLLAGPAAPLDLGFELARLGPAAAPLAPALRHRLGRIPLASPAAARLAAPLLTAVGAIGDENA, from the coding sequence GTGTTCACGGGGATCGACGAGGTGGACTGGGCCTCGCTGCGGCACGCGCACGGCAGCGCGGAGGACGTACCCGGGTGGTTACGGGCACTGGCTTGCGCGGAAACCGCCGAGCGGGCGACCGCGCTCGACGGGATGTACGGCGCGCTGCACCACCAGGGGTGTGTGTACGACTCGACCCTGGCCAGTGTCCCCTTCCTGCTCTCGCTCGTGGCCCGCGAGGAGCTGCCGGACCGGGGCGACATCGTGGAACTGCTGGTCGGCATCGGCGTGGAGAGCGCGGACGGGGATCCGCGGGCACGGGAGGCGGTGTGCGCGGGTGCCGAGGTCTTCGTACGGCTCGCCGGGGACCCGGACCCGGCGGTGCGCCGGGCGGCCTGCGGGGCCCTCGTGCACTTCCTTGCCACGCCCGCGCGGATCCTGGACCTGTTACGGCAGCGGCTTCGGACCGAGCGCGACGACCGCGTCCTGCTCGCCCTCACGGAGGCGCTCGGCCTGTACGTCCGCCGGTACCCCGCGTACGCCGACGGCGCGGTGGACCTCCTGGCCGAGCACAGCGCGCCGCCGTACGCGCCGGGCCTGCGCCTCGCCGCACTCGGGCAGCTCGCGCTCGTCGCCCCCGCCCGGCTGCCCGCCGATCCGGTGCCGACGGCGGTCCGGCTCCTGCGGGAGCGCTCAGTGCTCCGAGCCCGGGTGCCCGAACCCTCCGCCAACGACACCCTCGTCGGGCGCATACGGCGGCTGCGCCCGTCGGACGAGGAGGGCGCCCGGCTGCTGCGCACCCTGCACACCGCGCTCGGCGACCGCGTGGCCGAGCGGACCGCACTGCTCAGGGGGCAGTTGACCAGCCCTGATCCGGTCGACCGGTGCAACGCGGTGTGGATGGCGGCGGCGCTGCTGCGCGGCTGGCGCGGCGACCACGGCGCAACGGCCGGGCTGCTGGGTGCCCAACTGACCGCGGAGCAGGACCGGTTGCGGGATGCGGCGGCAGCGGTCCTGGCGGAGCTGTTCACCGCGGCCGCGCCCGCCGCGGACGCCCTGCACGCACTGGTCCGCGCCCGCCCCGACCTGTGGACGCACCGCTTGGAGCGCGACTCCCCCACACTGGGCGGTCCGCTCAAGGCGCTGGCCAGGAGCGGCGATCCCCGCGCCGTCCCGCCCCTGGCCCAGCTGCTGGCCGGCCCGGCCGCGCCACTGGACCTGGGGTTCGAACTGGCCCGTCTGGGCCCCGCCGCGGCCCCGCTCGCGCCCGCGTTACGGCACCGGCTCGGCCGGATCCCGCTGGCCTCCCCCGCCGCCGCCCGGCTCGCCGCCCCGCTGCTGACCGCGGTCGGTGCCATCGGAGACGAGAACGC
- a CDS encoding helicase-related protein: RDARMCREGGRIGRREREAVARAARLYEAARSPADDHARAVEAVRAALQPIQDAAVEQALDAIPVARLQDATGGRPRLGSVDKSGLHTVRQALYRWHGCRTPRAAGRGWAASARADCTPCGRRSTPVRTEFTAVSGPAVLLAQIQAAGVGLNLQAASVVIICEPQITPAIEQQAVARAHRMGQVRPVRVHRLLAPGGVDERMVEMLRRKARLFDAYARRSAVAEATPDAVDVTDTEMAHRIVAEEQARLGFETGDAGGEADDMGDDTGSDSGGADNESGESPNDRPRAGPDEVADGRSSPSGPAGRHPAQGPPESVPPRAAANRRLRDAG; this comes from the coding sequence GCGCGATGCGAGGATGTGCCGCGAGGGAGGGCGGATAGGGCGCAGGGAGCGGGAGGCGGTCGCGCGGGCGGCGCGGCTGTACGAGGCGGCGCGGTCGCCGGCCGACGACCACGCCAGGGCGGTCGAGGCGGTACGGGCGGCGCTGCAGCCGATCCAGGACGCGGCGGTGGAGCAGGCGCTCGACGCCATACCGGTGGCACGGCTGCAGGACGCCACGGGCGGCCGGCCGCGGCTGGGCAGCGTCGACAAGAGCGGACTGCACACCGTGCGCCAGGCGCTCTACCGGTGGCACGGCTGCAGGACGCCACGGGCGGCCGGCCGCGGCTGGGCAGCGTCGGCAAGAGCGGACTGCACACCGTGCGGCAGGCGATCGACGCCGGTCCGTACCGAGTTCACCGCCGTGTCCGGTCCGGCGGTCCTGCTGGCGCAGATCCAGGCGGCGGGCGTCGGCCTCAACCTCCAGGCCGCCTCCGTCGTGATCATCTGCGAGCCCCAGATCACACCGGCCATCGAGCAGCAGGCGGTGGCACGGGCCCACCGCATGGGCCAGGTACGGCCGGTCCGGGTGCACCGCCTGCTGGCTCCGGGCGGCGTGGACGAACGCATGGTGGAGATGCTGCGGCGCAAGGCCCGCCTGTTCGACGCCTACGCCCGCCGCAGCGCGGTGGCGGAGGCGACCCCGGACGCGGTCGACGTGACGGACACGGAGATGGCGCACAGGATCGTCGCGGAGGAACAGGCCCGCCTGGGCTTCGAAACGGGCGACGCAGGCGGCGAAGCCGACGACATGGGCGACGACACGGGCAGCGACTCCGGGGGCGCGGACAACGAATCCGGCGAGTCCCCGAACGACCGCCCCCGTGCCGGACCCGACGAGGTCGCCGACGGCCGTTCTTCCCCGTCCGGGCCCGCGGGCCGGCATCCAGCGCAGGGACCCCCGGAGTCCGTCCCGCCCAGGGCCGCCGCGAATCGTCGTCTCCGGGATGCCGGGTGA
- a CDS encoding DNA alkylation response protein encodes MVSIPTPSPSPSPSQSPSPSPYATHDVTNQAPPLAPYDASDDPALLEGLRREGAGWAEDGIRRLGAHAGSAEAQEWGELANRHEPVLRTHDRYGHRVDEVEFHPSWHHLMRTAVAEGLAGAPWADERPGAHVARTAGGLVWGHTEAGHGCPTSMTYAAVPALRAQPDLAKVYEPLLTSREYDPELRVPAEKPGLLAGMGMTEKQGGSDVRTNTTVATPTGEPGVYTLRGHKWFTSAPMCDVFLVLAQAPGGLSCFLVPRVLPDGSRNTFRIQRLKDKLGNRSNASSEPEFDRTVAWLVGPEGRGVKTIIEMVNCTRLDCVMSSATLMRKTLVEAGHHARYRSAFGARLVEQPLMRNVLADLALESEAATTLTLRLAGAADRAVRGDAGERAFRRIATAVGKYWVTKRGPAFTAEALECLGGNGYVEDSGMPRHYREAPLLSIWEGSGNVNALDVLRALGREPDSAEALFTELALARGADARLDAYVAALKGQLAETDQVGARRLVERMALALQASLLVRHAPHPVADAFCASRLGGDWGHAFGTLPATADLDTLLERALPGLN; translated from the coding sequence ATGGTCTCGATTCCCACGCCCTCGCCCTCGCCCTCGCCTTCCCAGTCACCGTCGCCGTCGCCGTATGCCACCCACGACGTCACCAACCAGGCCCCGCCCCTGGCTCCGTACGACGCCTCCGACGACCCGGCCCTGCTGGAGGGGCTGCGCCGGGAGGGTGCCGGGTGGGCCGAGGACGGCATCCGGCGGTTGGGGGCGCACGCCGGGAGCGCGGAGGCTCAGGAGTGGGGCGAGCTGGCGAACCGGCACGAGCCGGTCCTGCGCACCCATGACCGCTACGGCCATCGTGTCGACGAGGTCGAGTTCCACCCCAGCTGGCACCACCTGATGCGCACGGCGGTCGCCGAGGGGCTGGCCGGGGCTCCGTGGGCGGACGAGCGGCCCGGCGCCCATGTGGCCCGTACCGCGGGCGGACTGGTGTGGGGGCACACGGAGGCCGGGCACGGCTGCCCGACGTCGATGACGTACGCCGCCGTGCCCGCACTGCGCGCACAGCCGGATCTGGCCAAGGTCTACGAACCGCTGCTCACCAGCCGGGAGTACGACCCGGAACTGCGCGTGCCCGCAGAGAAGCCGGGCCTGCTCGCGGGGATGGGCATGACCGAGAAGCAGGGCGGGTCGGACGTCCGGACGAACACCACCGTGGCCACGCCCACCGGTGAGCCCGGGGTGTACACGCTGCGCGGGCACAAGTGGTTCACGTCGGCGCCGATGTGCGACGTCTTTCTGGTGCTCGCACAGGCCCCGGGCGGGCTGTCCTGCTTCCTGGTGCCGCGCGTGCTGCCGGACGGCAGCCGCAACACCTTCCGCATCCAGCGTCTGAAGGACAAACTGGGCAACCGCTCCAACGCGTCCTCGGAGCCGGAGTTCGACCGGACCGTGGCCTGGCTGGTGGGTCCCGAGGGACGAGGTGTGAAGACCATCATCGAGATGGTCAACTGCACCCGGCTGGACTGTGTGATGTCCTCCGCGACGCTGATGCGCAAGACGCTGGTCGAGGCGGGCCATCACGCCCGGTACCGCAGCGCGTTCGGCGCCCGGCTCGTCGAACAGCCGCTGATGCGCAACGTCCTGGCCGATCTGGCGCTGGAGTCGGAGGCGGCGACGACGCTCACGCTGCGGCTGGCGGGCGCGGCCGACCGCGCGGTGCGCGGGGACGCCGGGGAGCGCGCCTTCCGGCGGATCGCCACCGCCGTCGGCAAGTACTGGGTCACCAAGCGGGGCCCGGCGTTCACCGCGGAGGCGCTGGAGTGCCTGGGCGGCAACGGCTATGTCGAGGACTCCGGCATGCCCCGGCACTACCGGGAGGCCCCGCTCCTGTCGATCTGGGAGGGCTCGGGCAACGTCAACGCGCTGGACGTGCTGCGCGCCCTCGGCCGTGAACCGGACAGCGCCGAGGCCCTGTTCACCGAACTCGCCCTCGCGCGCGGGGCGGACGCCCGCCTGGACGCGTATGTGGCCGCACTCAAGGGCCAGTTGGCCGAAACCGACCAGGTCGGTGCGCGCCGGCTGGTCGAGCGGATGGCGCTCGCCCTGCAGGCCTCCCTGCTGGTCCGGCACGCCCCGCACCCGGTCGCGGACGCCTTCTGCGCGAGCCGGCTGGGCGGCGACTGGGGGCACGCGTTCGGCACCCTGCCGGCCACGGCCGACCTCGACACGCTCCTGGAGCGCGCGCTGCCCGGCCTGAACTGA
- a CDS encoding NADH:flavin oxidoreductase/NADH oxidase, with translation MSALFEPITLRELTIPNRVWMPPMCQYSAEPEGPLAGAPNDWHFAHYGARATGGTGLIIVEATAVSPEGRISPYDLGLWNDTQVEAFRRITRFLTAQGVVPGIQLAHSGRKASTERTWKGGAPVGPEAHGWQPVAPSAVAFDERHPVPTELTVERIQEVVGQFAAAARRALAAGFEVAEVHGAHGYLINEFLSPHSNHRTDAYGGSYENRTRFALEVVDAVRAVWPEDKPVFFRISATDWIQDGGWTEEDTVRFARDLHAHGVDLLDVSTGGNASGVTIPTGPGYQVPFAARVKAETPLPVAAVGLITEAEQAEKILTNGEADAVLLGRELLRNPSWARHTARELGGEVKVPDQYHRAV, from the coding sequence GTGAGCGCCCTCTTCGAGCCCATCACCCTGCGTGAACTGACCATCCCGAACCGGGTATGGATGCCCCCGATGTGCCAGTACTCGGCCGAGCCGGAGGGGCCGCTCGCCGGCGCCCCGAACGACTGGCACTTCGCGCACTACGGGGCGCGTGCCACGGGCGGCACCGGCCTGATCATCGTGGAGGCCACCGCGGTCTCGCCGGAGGGCCGGATCTCCCCGTACGACCTCGGCCTGTGGAACGACACGCAGGTGGAGGCCTTCCGCCGGATCACCCGCTTCCTGACCGCCCAGGGCGTGGTACCGGGGATCCAGCTGGCCCACAGCGGACGCAAGGCGTCGACCGAGCGCACCTGGAAGGGCGGCGCGCCGGTCGGTCCGGAGGCGCACGGCTGGCAGCCGGTCGCCCCGAGCGCGGTGGCCTTCGACGAACGCCACCCCGTACCGACCGAGTTGACGGTGGAGCGGATCCAGGAGGTCGTAGGGCAGTTCGCCGCCGCGGCGCGCCGGGCGCTCGCCGCCGGCTTCGAGGTCGCCGAGGTGCACGGCGCCCACGGCTACCTGATCAACGAGTTCCTCTCCCCGCACTCCAACCACCGCACCGACGCCTACGGCGGCTCGTACGAGAACCGCACCCGGTTCGCGCTCGAGGTCGTGGACGCCGTACGCGCGGTGTGGCCCGAGGACAAGCCGGTGTTCTTCCGTATCTCAGCCACCGACTGGATCCAGGACGGCGGCTGGACCGAGGAGGACACGGTCCGCTTCGCCCGCGATCTGCACGCCCACGGCGTCGACCTGCTCGACGTCTCCACCGGCGGCAACGCCTCCGGCGTGACCATTCCGACCGGGCCCGGCTACCAGGTGCCGTTCGCCGCCCGGGTGAAGGCCGAGACCCCGCTGCCCGTCGCCGCCGTAGGACTGATCACGGAGGCCGAGCAGGCCGAGAAGATCCTCACGAACGGCGAGGCCGACGCCGTCCTGCTGGGCCGCGAGCTGCTGCGCAACCCGTCCTGGGCCCGGCACACAGCCCGCGAGCTGGGCGGCGAGGTCAAGGTGCCGGACCAGTACCACCGCGCGGTCTGA
- a CDS encoding uracil-DNA glycosylase — translation MAPRPLHEIVEPGWAKALEPVAGRIAGMGDFLRAEIAAGRTYLPAGPNVLRAFQQPFDDVRVLIVGQDPYPTPGHAVGLSFSVAPEVRPLPPSLINIFRELNTDLGLPQPANGDLTPWTRQGVLLLNRALTTAPRSPAAHRGKGWEEVTEQAIRALAARGKPLVSILWGRDARNLRPLLGSLPAVESAHPSPMSADRGFFGSRPFSRANDLLTQQGGQPVDWRLP, via the coding sequence GTGGCACCACGACCCTTGCATGAGATCGTCGAACCGGGCTGGGCGAAGGCCCTCGAACCCGTCGCCGGACGGATCGCCGGGATGGGCGACTTCCTGCGCGCGGAGATCGCCGCGGGACGCACGTACCTCCCGGCCGGACCCAACGTCCTACGGGCCTTCCAACAGCCCTTCGACGACGTACGGGTGCTGATCGTCGGTCAGGACCCGTATCCGACCCCGGGGCACGCGGTGGGCCTGTCGTTCTCGGTCGCGCCCGAGGTACGCCCGCTGCCGCCCAGCCTGATCAACATCTTCCGCGAGCTGAACACCGACCTGGGGCTGCCCCAGCCGGCCAACGGCGACCTGACGCCGTGGACCCGTCAGGGCGTCCTGCTGCTCAACAGGGCACTGACCACGGCACCGCGCAGCCCGGCCGCCCACCGCGGCAAGGGCTGGGAAGAGGTCACGGAGCAGGCGATCCGGGCCCTGGCGGCGCGCGGCAAGCCGCTGGTGTCCATCCTGTGGGGCCGGGACGCCCGCAATCTGCGGCCGCTGCTGGGCAGCCTGCCGGCGGTGGAGTCCGCGCATCCCTCCCCGATGTCGGCCGACCGCGGCTTCTTCGGCTCGCGTCCGTTCAGCCGCGCCAACGACCTGTTGACCCAGCAGGGCGGACAGCCGGTGGACTGGCGCCTGCCATGA